One window of Streptomyces sp. NBC_00273 genomic DNA carries:
- a CDS encoding methyltransferase domain-containing protein, with translation MAVVVVQPAAGRAPTAVSRVLAAAGLSSRTAPLADDAGPSADLAGVEGLIVLGAADPGLLREALAAEVPVLALEPGTRLLVRAAGGAPGARPDTAPDRPPVELTPAAGSDPLFAGAARPSPGLRPACDPLELPADAVVLASCAGYPEQAFRIGASAWGVRFLPQELPLDPWGEQLLGRFATLVAARAEHTATRAFFTRRADAWEERFAHQTPAYEAAVARLRLTPGGRALDLGCGTGRAMPALRSQVGPRGQVLGVDLTPAMLAAAARHGRARHGSLLAADCTRLPLAGASVDGIFSAGLLDHLPDPAAALREWARVTAADGVLLLFHPSGRAERAARHGRFLDPDDLLAEDNLRHALETTGWHLEEYEDAADHFLARAVPRG, from the coding sequence ATGGCGGTAGTCGTCGTGCAGCCCGCGGCCGGGCGGGCTCCCACCGCCGTGAGCAGGGTGCTCGCCGCGGCGGGTCTGAGCTCCCGGACCGCCCCGCTCGCCGACGATGCCGGTCCCTCCGCGGACCTCGCCGGGGTGGAGGGCCTGATCGTCCTGGGCGCCGCCGATCCCGGCCTGCTCCGGGAGGCCCTCGCCGCTGAGGTGCCCGTACTGGCCCTGGAACCGGGTACCCGACTGCTGGTGCGGGCCGCCGGCGGCGCCCCGGGAGCCCGGCCCGACACCGCCCCCGACCGCCCGCCGGTGGAACTCACCCCGGCCGCCGGCTCCGATCCGCTCTTCGCCGGGGCCGCCCGGCCCTCCCCGGGCCTCCGGCCGGCGTGCGACCCCCTGGAACTGCCCGCCGACGCCGTGGTCCTGGCCTCCTGCGCCGGGTACCCGGAGCAGGCGTTCCGGATCGGCGCCAGCGCCTGGGGCGTCCGGTTCCTGCCGCAGGAGCTCCCCCTGGACCCCTGGGGTGAGCAGCTCCTGGGCCGGTTCGCCACCCTCGTGGCCGCCCGCGCCGAACACACCGCCACCCGGGCCTTCTTCACGCGCCGGGCCGACGCCTGGGAGGAGCGGTTCGCCCACCAGACCCCCGCCTACGAGGCTGCGGTCGCCCGGCTGCGGCTGACACCCGGCGGGCGGGCCCTCGACCTCGGCTGCGGCACCGGACGGGCGATGCCCGCGCTCCGGTCGCAGGTCGGACCCCGCGGCCAGGTGCTCGGCGTCGACCTCACCCCGGCCATGTTGGCCGCCGCCGCCCGGCACGGCCGCGCCCGCCACGGATCCCTCCTCGCCGCTGACTGCACCCGGCTCCCGCTGGCCGGGGCGTCCGTGGACGGCATCTTCTCGGCGGGATTGCTCGACCACCTCCCGGACCCGGCCGCCGCCCTGCGCGAATGGGCCCGCGTCACCGCGGCCGACGGCGTCCTGCTGCTCTTCCACCCGTCGGGCCGCGCGGAGCGCGCCGCCCGGCACGGCCGCTTCCTGGACCCCGACGACCTCCTCGCCGAGGACAACCTCCGCCATGCGCTGGAGACCACGGGGTGGCACCTGGAGGAGTACGAGGACGCCGCCGATCACTTCCTGGCCCGTGCGGTGCCGCGCGGCTGA
- a CDS encoding PIG-L family deacetylase has product MSLARRTRLAALLAAFSVGTAGVTAWAYGHGTELPQAAPEVVVTPSVTEGATLQVVAHPDDDLFFMNPDLSRSISTGIKVTTVYLTSGESDGRNEAHSPHLQDAVGPADRAAYAEARQNGIRAAYAQMATGDRTSAWQRKSVPTAGGGSAEVDVLVARPQVNLVWMELREARSISGDNPESLRGLWDGRTPALGAQLTSGTPVKDWFSYTKDQTVAAIAGVFETYRPTTIRTQDPTPGRAEGGGAFLDHQDHMYGARFVQAAVERYAKTTARPHFSVQNYVSYPNSSLPPTLDPQTAEEKLGYLKTYAWTDHQDWCGSPAGCGDRKTATRPTGAGWSQTIRYSRGDGTSWMTEGVSGRLWAFAALDGRMAYWSRSGPQALWQGPEFLPGDGIDSGAAAVRLWDGRIGVFATRTTLGATPEEYGREIVYAVQSEVDGGFGPWRSLGTPDTADRSGTSAISGPSVAVDPEGRMTVYVRDSRRTLRARAQETPGGDFGGWQALGGAGLQGDPVTATDGSGRRHVYAATAGSVLAWVQPAPGAPFGGPVPTGLPQTTGALSVRPEGDGVRLFFRRPGIGTVATSLARAGGPAPEFSPVAEAGGLGGYGAVGIAGDLLAGRAGAGTVGVAAADGPQPWQESQMLYTGAPAGVAEGAGTAVAAALGLDADLHVITTVPSGGATLPGSRTPAPWHRAVQPWTLAQAGRPGTTVAGGQPPR; this is encoded by the coding sequence ATGTCCCTGGCCCGCCGCACCCGACTCGCGGCCCTGCTCGCCGCGTTCTCCGTCGGCACCGCCGGCGTGACGGCCTGGGCCTACGGACACGGGACCGAGCTCCCGCAGGCGGCTCCCGAGGTGGTGGTCACCCCGAGCGTGACCGAGGGCGCCACCCTCCAGGTCGTCGCGCACCCCGACGACGACCTCTTCTTCATGAACCCCGACCTCAGCCGCTCCATATCGACGGGCATCAAGGTCACCACCGTCTACCTGACCTCCGGCGAGTCCGACGGCAGGAACGAGGCCCACAGCCCGCACCTGCAGGACGCCGTCGGCCCCGCCGACCGCGCCGCCTACGCGGAGGCCCGACAGAACGGCATACGCGCCGCCTACGCGCAGATGGCCACCGGCGACCGCACCAGCGCCTGGCAGCGCAAGTCCGTACCCACCGCGGGTGGCGGCAGCGCCGAGGTGGACGTCCTGGTCGCCCGGCCCCAGGTCAATCTCGTGTGGATGGAGCTGCGCGAGGCCCGCAGCATCTCCGGGGACAATCCGGAGAGCCTCCGCGGCCTGTGGGACGGCCGGACCCCGGCCCTGGGCGCCCAGCTGACCTCCGGTACCCCGGTCAAGGACTGGTTCTCCTACACCAAGGACCAGACCGTGGCCGCCATCGCGGGCGTGTTCGAGACCTACCGGCCGACGACGATACGCACGCAGGACCCGACCCCCGGCCGGGCGGAGGGCGGCGGCGCCTTCCTCGACCACCAGGACCACATGTACGGCGCCCGCTTCGTGCAGGCCGCCGTCGAGCGCTACGCCAAGACCACGGCCCGGCCGCACTTCTCGGTCCAGAACTACGTGAGCTATCCGAACAGCTCGCTGCCCCCGACGCTCGACCCGCAGACGGCCGAGGAGAAGCTCGGCTACCTGAAGACCTACGCCTGGACCGACCACCAGGACTGGTGCGGCAGCCCCGCCGGCTGCGGCGACCGCAAGACCGCGACCCGGCCCACCGGCGCCGGCTGGAGCCAGACCATCCGCTACAGCCGCGGCGACGGCACGTCCTGGATGACCGAGGGCGTCTCCGGACGGCTGTGGGCCTTCGCCGCGCTGGACGGCCGCATGGCGTACTGGTCGCGCAGCGGCCCGCAGGCCCTCTGGCAGGGCCCCGAGTTCCTGCCCGGCGACGGCATCGACTCCGGGGCGGCGGCCGTCCGCCTCTGGGACGGCCGGATCGGCGTGTTCGCCACCCGCACCACCCTCGGCGCGACGCCCGAGGAGTACGGCCGGGAAATCGTCTACGCCGTCCAGAGCGAGGTCGACGGCGGATTCGGCCCGTGGCGGTCGCTGGGCACCCCGGACACCGCGGACAGGTCCGGCACCTCGGCCATCAGCGGCCCGTCCGTCGCCGTGGACCCCGAGGGACGGATGACGGTCTACGTCCGCGACTCCCGCCGGACGCTGCGCGCCCGCGCCCAGGAGACGCCGGGCGGCGACTTCGGCGGGTGGCAGGCCCTGGGCGGCGCCGGCCTCCAGGGCGATCCGGTCACCGCGACCGACGGGTCGGGGCGGCGCCACGTGTACGCGGCCACCGCCGGGTCCGTACTGGCCTGGGTCCAGCCGGCACCGGGCGCCCCCTTCGGCGGCCCCGTCCCGACCGGGCTGCCCCAGACGACGGGCGCGCTTTCGGTGCGTCCGGAGGGCGACGGCGTCCGCCTGTTCTTCCGCCGGCCCGGCATCGGCACCGTCGCCACGAGCCTGGCCCGCGCGGGCGGGCCCGCACCGGAGTTCTCCCCGGTCGCCGAGGCGGGCGGCCTGGGCGGCTACGGTGCCGTGGGCATCGCCGGCGACCTGCTCGCGGGACGGGCGGGCGCGGGCACGGTCGGCGTGGCGGCCGCCGACGGTCCGCAGCCCTGGCAGGAGTCCCAGATGCTGTACACGGGCGCTCCCGCCGGCGTGGCCGAGGGGGCCGGTACGGCCGTCGCAGCGGCGCTCGGCCTGGACGCCGACCTGCACGTCATCACGACGGTCCCCTCGGGCGGCGCGACCCTGCCCGGCAGCCGGACCCCCGCTCCGTGGCACCGGGCCGTCCAGCCCTGGACGCTCGCGCAAGCCGGTCGCCCGGGCACGACCGTCGCCGGGGGACAGCCCCCGCGGTGA
- a CDS encoding tetratricopeptide repeat protein translates to MVPALRAARALARYWLLRGGPAEGGRLLDACLAAERDHPDHPAHVASGTGPGQDRSAGERIAATALAAAWRAGLTVWEGTSSAAGTLLRTAAADLDAREVAEHDRLGHAHAVGFLAAAQMGAADVSAGEELADRALAVAEAIGDVWGTAAALSVRARHSLAHGDLVAVGRDAERAARLFGGLGDRWGLLQTVFPRAALHEIAGEYPQASRLHEEGLAIAEELGLRTEAGKRLCALGRSALLAGAFEESRQRHVDALRLAREQSHRAGEADARIGLAMVARRTGDLVGAEEHMRAVLTWFREVDYAPGTTLALAELGFTAELRGDPARARALHREGLEAARALGDVRAVALALEGLAGAAAAGGEPERAARLLGVADAARTSAGAPLPPAERHDVDRTWSACLSALGRAVAEAAFALGAAHPSESGPSVTRHRGRRPRSPRTVGVRTRRPPRSPSP, encoded by the coding sequence GTGGTACCGGCCCTGCGGGCGGCCCGTGCCCTGGCCCGGTACTGGCTGCTGCGCGGCGGACCCGCGGAGGGCGGCCGGCTGCTCGACGCCTGCCTCGCCGCGGAGCGCGACCACCCCGACCACCCCGCGCACGTCGCGTCCGGGACCGGTCCGGGCCAGGACCGGTCGGCGGGGGAGCGGATCGCCGCCACCGCCCTGGCGGCGGCCTGGCGGGCCGGCCTGACCGTGTGGGAAGGCACGTCGAGCGCCGCCGGGACCCTGCTGCGGACCGCGGCGGCCGACCTCGACGCGCGGGAGGTGGCGGAACACGACCGGCTGGGACATGCGCACGCGGTGGGGTTCCTGGCCGCCGCGCAGATGGGCGCGGCAGACGTGTCCGCGGGCGAGGAACTCGCCGACCGGGCCCTGGCCGTGGCCGAGGCGATCGGTGACGTGTGGGGGACCGCGGCCGCCTTGAGCGTGCGCGCCCGACACTCCCTCGCGCACGGCGACCTGGTCGCGGTGGGCCGCGACGCGGAGCGCGCCGCACGCCTGTTCGGCGGACTGGGCGACCGCTGGGGCCTGTTGCAGACCGTCTTCCCCCGTGCCGCGCTCCACGAGATCGCGGGCGAGTACCCGCAAGCGTCCCGGCTGCACGAGGAGGGGCTGGCCATCGCCGAGGAGCTCGGGCTGCGGACCGAGGCCGGCAAACGGCTGTGCGCGCTGGGGCGGTCGGCGCTGTTGGCGGGTGCGTTCGAGGAGAGCCGGCAGCGGCACGTGGACGCCCTGCGGCTGGCCAGGGAACAGAGCCACCGGGCCGGAGAGGCGGACGCCCGGATCGGACTCGCCATGGTCGCCCGGCGCACCGGCGACCTGGTCGGCGCCGAGGAGCACATGCGGGCGGTGCTGACGTGGTTCCGGGAGGTCGACTACGCGCCGGGCACGACGCTCGCCCTCGCCGAACTGGGCTTCACGGCCGAGCTGAGGGGGGACCCGGCCAGGGCCCGCGCCCTGCACCGCGAAGGACTCGAGGCCGCGCGAGCGCTGGGAGACGTACGTGCCGTGGCCCTCGCGCTGGAGGGCCTGGCGGGCGCGGCGGCGGCCGGTGGCGAGCCCGAGCGGGCGGCACGCCTGCTCGGCGTCGCCGATGCGGCCCGCACTTCGGCCGGAGCTCCGCTACCGCCCGCCGAACGGCACGACGTGGACCGGACCTGGTCGGCCTGTCTGTCGGCACTGGGCCGTGCGGTGGCCGAAGCGGCCTTCGCCCTCGGCGCGGCGCATCCGTCCGAGTCCGGTCCGTCCGTCACGCGGCACCGGGGGCGGCGGCCCCGGAGTCCGCGGACTGTTGGAGTCCGGACGCGTCGACCGCCTCGAAGTCCGAGCCCTTGA
- a CDS encoding imine reductase family protein, whose protein sequence is MPQTVGTSAAFVLYSGDEAAYRTYRTVLDTIGEGSLVGPAPELSSVYDTALLSGMYGMFAGFFQAVALAGTEGIGAAELARPLVRWLTAAADALPGFAEEIDAKQYTTTTSNLEINAVGLRNILSTTEAQGLPTDLLAPLLRLFDDQIRAGHAASSLSRAVESLRAGGLR, encoded by the coding sequence GTGCCCCAGACCGTCGGCACCTCCGCCGCCTTCGTCCTCTACAGCGGCGACGAGGCGGCGTACCGGACCTACCGCACGGTCCTCGACACGATCGGTGAGGGCAGCCTCGTCGGCCCGGCCCCCGAGCTGTCGTCCGTGTACGACACCGCCCTGCTCAGCGGCATGTACGGGATGTTCGCCGGGTTCTTCCAGGCGGTGGCGCTCGCCGGCACGGAGGGGATCGGGGCGGCTGAGCTGGCGCGCCCGCTGGTGCGGTGGCTGACGGCGGCCGCCGACGCGCTGCCGGGCTTCGCGGAGGAGATCGACGCGAAGCAGTACACCACGACGACCTCCAACCTGGAGATCAACGCGGTGGGGCTGCGCAACATCCTCTCCACCACCGAGGCGCAGGGACTGCCGACGGACCTGCTGGCGCCGCTGCTGCGGCTCTTCGACGACCAGATCCGCGCGGGGCACGCCGCGTCCAGTCTGTCCCGGGCGGTGGAGTCGTTGCGCGCCGGCGGTCTCCGGTAG
- a CDS encoding patatin-like phospholipase family protein, with protein sequence MELETATAFDRALVLGPGGVVGTAWMAGLVGELGRRGVDLGVADLTVGTSAGAIVGALLTTGQDLGRLAEVSSRPGPAARPGVDAAVAGAVFAVLGRHGLEPGEARRRVGRIALDHADSDRDASSEAERALLAGRGALIGSDVWPTEGELLITAVEAATGEPVVWDRTSGVPLVHAVAASSAFPAAEPPVSVLGRRYMDGALRAGSNADLAAGARTVVVIEPLAHLSPREPLDQHPTAVGARTVVTVVPDAEAVRAFGPDLNDRANWAAAYRAGLAQAPAAAGRLRPVWEPGSGPGGSRA encoded by the coding sequence ATGGAGCTCGAGACCGCAACAGCATTCGACCGGGCTCTCGTACTGGGACCGGGAGGTGTGGTCGGAACCGCGTGGATGGCCGGGCTGGTCGGTGAACTGGGGCGCAGGGGTGTGGATCTCGGCGTTGCCGACCTGACGGTCGGCACGTCGGCCGGCGCGATCGTCGGCGCGCTCCTGACCACCGGCCAGGACCTCGGCCGCCTCGCCGAGGTGTCGTCGCGGCCGGGTCCGGCCGCCCGGCCCGGGGTGGACGCCGCCGTCGCGGGCGCGGTGTTCGCCGTGCTCGGCCGGCACGGGCTGGAGCCCGGGGAGGCCCGGCGCCGGGTCGGCCGGATCGCACTCGACCATGCGGACTCCGACCGCGACGCCTCCTCCGAGGCCGAACGGGCGTTGCTCGCGGGCCGTGGCGCCCTGATCGGCTCGGACGTCTGGCCGACGGAGGGCGAGTTGCTCATCACCGCGGTGGAGGCGGCCACGGGTGAGCCCGTGGTGTGGGACCGTACGAGCGGCGTGCCGCTGGTCCACGCGGTGGCGGCGAGCAGTGCCTTCCCCGCGGCCGAGCCGCCGGTCTCCGTCCTGGGACGGCGGTACATGGACGGCGCCCTGCGCGCCGGATCGAACGCGGATCTCGCGGCCGGAGCCCGTACCGTCGTCGTCATCGAGCCCCTGGCGCACCTGTCACCGCGTGAGCCGCTCGACCAGCACCCGACGGCCGTCGGGGCGCGGACCGTGGTGACCGTCGTTCCCGACGCGGAAGCGGTACGGGCGTTCGGGCCCGACCTGAACGACCGGGCGAACTGGGCGGCGGCCTACCGGGCCGGCCTCGCCCAGGCACCCGCTGCCGCCGGGCGGCTGCGCCCCGTGTGGGAGCCCGGATCCGGTCCGGGTGGCTCCCGGGCATGA
- a CDS encoding DUF6221 family protein — MDDLLTFLVARINDDNHAYAYVSETMGGEALLDSHLPMLDLTEQLAHEYRAVDPADPRAVGLGYAIRVLAQSYAGHPAYRQEWRP; from the coding sequence ATGGACGACCTTCTGACGTTCCTCGTCGCGCGCATCAATGACGACAACCATGCCTACGCCTACGTGTCCGAAACGATGGGCGGCGAGGCCCTTCTCGACAGCCATCTGCCGATGCTCGACCTGACCGAGCAGTTGGCCCACGAGTACCGGGCCGTGGATCCCGCCGACCCCCGTGCAGTCGGCCTCGGATACGCGATCCGAGTCCTCGCCCAGTCGTACGCCGGGCATCCCGCATATCGCCAGGAATGGCGCCCGTAA
- a CDS encoding ABC transporter ATP-binding protein: MNTDQPTYEELRRRATAAAEPRTPAADAAIACDRLVRIFSQDGIEVQALQGLELTVEQGDLMALVGASGSGKSTLLNILAGLDVPTAGSAAVAGYDLLELSARDRLRYRREAVGFVFQQTARNLLPFLTAAQNVALPMQLKGDGPRRGAGARRAARVGEVLEALGIGDLAHRRPAQLSGGQQQRVAIAVAMANDPKVLLADEPTGELDSETAAAVFETFRTVNKELGVTVVIVTHDPMVAGEVRRTVAIRDGRTSSEVLRRLVTDEHGEESISEREYVVLDRSGRVQLPPKFLEALGMEHRVAVDLAPDHIELRPDGAH; the protein is encoded by the coding sequence TTGAACACCGACCAGCCGACGTACGAGGAGCTGCGCCGCCGGGCGACGGCCGCCGCCGAGCCGCGCACCCCGGCGGCGGACGCCGCGATCGCCTGCGACCGCCTGGTCCGGATCTTCAGCCAGGACGGCATCGAGGTACAGGCCCTCCAGGGACTGGAGCTGACGGTCGAACAGGGCGACCTGATGGCCCTCGTCGGCGCCTCCGGCAGCGGCAAGTCCACCCTCTTGAACATCCTGGCCGGCCTGGACGTCCCCACGGCCGGCAGCGCGGCGGTCGCGGGCTACGACCTGCTGGAACTGTCGGCGCGGGACCGGCTGCGGTACCGGCGCGAAGCGGTCGGGTTCGTCTTCCAGCAGACGGCCCGCAACCTGCTTCCGTTCCTGACGGCCGCCCAGAACGTCGCCCTGCCGATGCAGTTGAAGGGAGACGGCCCCCGCCGCGGCGCCGGCGCACGCCGCGCCGCCAGGGTCGGGGAGGTCCTGGAGGCCCTCGGGATCGGCGACCTGGCGCACCGGCGCCCGGCGCAACTCTCCGGCGGCCAGCAGCAGCGCGTCGCGATCGCCGTGGCGATGGCGAACGACCCCAAGGTGCTGCTCGCCGACGAACCCACGGGCGAACTGGACTCGGAGACGGCCGCGGCGGTCTTCGAGACCTTCCGGACCGTGAACAAGGAACTCGGCGTGACGGTGGTGATCGTGACGCACGACCCGATGGTGGCGGGCGAGGTCCGCCGCACCGTGGCCATCCGCGACGGGCGCACCAGCAGCGAGGTCCTGCGCCGCCTGGTCACCGACGAGCACGGCGAGGAATCCATCAGCGAACGCGAGTACGTCGTCCTCGACCGCTCCGGGCGCGTCCAGCTCCCCCCGAAGTTCCTGGAGGCCCTGGGGATGGAACACCGCGTGGCGGTCGACCTGGCCCCGGACCACATCGAACTGCGCCCGGACGGCGCCCACTAG
- a CDS encoding ABC transporter permease, whose product MLGFVVRRLRGRWPLAVAVLLTVLITATTLTALTAFTRGVGEEGLRRALTGTAQPRTTVVITSGHPADSRAKDDASVRAFADEVFGRLPVTSESVARSRSYGLPGVAASGRDADLTLLAALGKDHVRLLAGEWPAPVTAPPGAGVPPAPTQVAVPRAALARLGLAESALPAPVRLDDRFGGAPLTVLVTGVYRATDPDAAYWRLDPLGGREVQADTFAIYGPLLVDDSAFTTGGILQNHRLTLLTPDLHTVRTAEAEAVRTATDPASTALERAGSLRAATELPKLLAELSAGTVVARSTLLMGALQLAVLSTAALLLVSHILTVRQEPERVLLTARGASRRRLGALTAAESLLLALPAAVLAPLLTPPLLRLFGRFGPLGRVHLEIPDTWLVWPVAGGCALACVLLTTLPSVLRGASAAVLRRVGSRQALVTGAARSGLDLAVVVLAVLGYQQLAQYGGTDAPASGASASTGLGVDPVLVAAPALALCGGTLLVLRLLPFAARAGGRLAARGRSLGPALFGWQLARRPGRATGPVLLLVLAVASGILALGQHSGWSASQRDQADFATAGGLRISGSSMSPMGQGGRYAALPGGDRLIPVVRREQKLPDGNPADLVALDAAKTGERVPLRADLRGGHTMRELFTPLATGDPGAATAPAGPGVALPGSPRRIDLDVSVRSSGISWAAVSLLLRDRFGATYGTPSVTLPEGGDVTLPFLLDALTGAPVGSAATPLTLAGIRLSYAGDGDAPGDGSELTLRRIAVSDSADGAATGVTAPTAATGWRTSLPQGPSAKRAPETIPVPAGSTDLLRLRYWGGFSTLQGVGTVVFPAPAAPAPTAVPAVATARYLRSLGAAVGDTVPVTLDGASVPVRVTASVDSLPVAGRSALAVDLQVLGRFLVESVGQQPPTPTEWWLPADSAADPVPARAADKLREGARIERVQLREEITEQLLDDPLSAGPQSALAALAAACAVLAAIGFATSTAAERRVRGREFSVLLALGTPRRSLALASAAEGGVLIAIGSAVGTGLGIALVHLMAPLVVLTPAAGRPFPPVRVDMPFWQTVLTVAAIAAVPLLSAALSGPRGRDIAARLRPVEEM is encoded by the coding sequence GTGCTCGGCTTCGTCGTGCGCCGACTGCGCGGGCGATGGCCGCTCGCCGTCGCCGTGCTGCTCACCGTACTGATCACCGCGACCACACTCACCGCGCTGACGGCATTCACCCGTGGCGTGGGCGAAGAAGGGCTCCGGCGGGCCCTGACCGGGACGGCACAGCCCCGGACCACCGTCGTCATCACCAGCGGCCATCCCGCCGACTCCCGCGCCAAGGACGACGCGTCCGTACGGGCCTTCGCGGACGAGGTGTTCGGGCGGCTTCCGGTGACCTCCGAGAGCGTGGCGCGCAGCCGCTCGTACGGACTGCCCGGTGTCGCCGCCTCCGGCCGCGACGCCGACCTGACCCTGCTCGCCGCCCTCGGCAAGGACCACGTACGGCTGCTCGCCGGTGAGTGGCCGGCGCCCGTCACCGCACCCCCGGGCGCCGGCGTCCCGCCGGCGCCGACCCAGGTGGCCGTGCCGCGCGCGGCGCTCGCCCGGCTCGGCCTGGCCGAATCCGCGCTGCCCGCACCGGTCCGGCTGGACGACCGGTTCGGCGGAGCGCCGCTGACCGTGCTGGTCACCGGCGTGTACCGGGCCACCGACCCGGACGCCGCCTACTGGCGGCTCGACCCCCTCGGCGGCCGCGAGGTCCAGGCAGACACCTTCGCCATCTACGGTCCGCTCCTGGTGGACGACAGCGCCTTCACCACCGGCGGCATCCTGCAGAACCACCGCCTCACGCTGCTCACCCCGGACCTGCACACCGTCCGCACCGCCGAGGCCGAGGCCGTCCGGACCGCGACCGACCCCGCGAGCACCGCCCTCGAACGCGCCGGCTCGCTGCGGGCCGCCACCGAACTGCCCAAACTCCTGGCCGAACTGAGCGCCGGTACGGTCGTCGCCCGCTCCACCCTGCTGATGGGCGCGCTCCAGCTCGCCGTCCTGTCGACCGCCGCACTGCTCCTCGTTTCCCACATCCTGACCGTCCGGCAGGAACCGGAACGGGTCCTGCTCACCGCGCGCGGCGCCTCCCGCCGCCGCCTCGGCGCGCTCACCGCCGCCGAGTCCCTGCTCCTCGCCCTGCCCGCGGCCGTCCTGGCACCCCTGCTCACACCGCCCCTGCTGCGCCTGTTCGGCCGGTTCGGACCGCTCGGGCGGGTCCACCTGGAGATCCCGGACACCTGGCTGGTCTGGCCGGTGGCGGGCGGCTGCGCACTGGCCTGCGTCCTGCTGACGACCCTGCCCTCCGTCCTGCGCGGGGCCTCCGCCGCCGTACTGCGCCGCGTGGGCAGCCGCCAGGCACTGGTGACGGGCGCCGCCCGCTCCGGCCTCGACCTGGCCGTCGTCGTCCTCGCCGTCCTCGGCTACCAGCAGCTCGCGCAGTACGGCGGCACGGACGCCCCCGCGTCCGGTGCCTCCGCCAGCACCGGGCTCGGTGTCGACCCGGTCCTGGTCGCGGCTCCCGCCCTGGCCCTGTGCGGGGGCACGCTGCTGGTCCTGCGCCTGCTGCCGTTCGCGGCGCGGGCCGGAGGGCGACTGGCGGCGCGCGGCCGGAGCCTGGGCCCCGCCCTGTTCGGCTGGCAGCTCGCCCGACGACCCGGCCGGGCCACCGGGCCCGTGCTGCTGCTCGTACTCGCCGTCGCCAGCGGGATCCTGGCGCTCGGTCAGCACAGCGGCTGGTCCGCCTCCCAGCGCGACCAGGCCGACTTCGCCACCGCGGGCGGCCTGCGGATCTCCGGCAGCAGCATGTCCCCGATGGGGCAGGGCGGACGCTACGCGGCCCTGCCCGGCGGCGACCGCCTCATTCCGGTGGTCCGCCGGGAGCAGAAGCTGCCGGACGGGAATCCCGCCGACCTCGTCGCCCTGGACGCCGCCAAGACGGGCGAACGCGTGCCGCTGCGCGCGGACCTGCGCGGCGGGCACACCATGCGCGAGCTGTTCACCCCGCTCGCCACCGGTGACCCGGGGGCCGCGACCGCCCCCGCGGGCCCCGGTGTCGCCCTGCCCGGCTCCCCGCGCCGGATCGACCTCGACGTGTCGGTCCGGTCCTCCGGGATCAGTTGGGCCGCGGTGAGCCTGCTGCTGCGCGACCGGTTCGGGGCGACGTACGGGACGCCGTCGGTCACCCTGCCCGAGGGCGGCGACGTCACCCTCCCCTTCCTCCTCGACGCGCTGACCGGCGCCCCGGTCGGATCGGCGGCCACCCCGCTGACCCTGGCGGGGATACGCCTCTCGTACGCCGGGGACGGTGACGCCCCGGGCGACGGCAGCGAGCTGACCCTGCGCCGGATCGCCGTCTCCGACAGCGCGGACGGCGCCGCCACCGGCGTCACCGCACCCACGGCCGCCACCGGCTGGCGGACCTCGCTCCCGCAGGGGCCGAGCGCCAAGCGGGCCCCCGAGACGATCCCGGTCCCGGCCGGCTCCACGGACCTGCTGCGGCTGCGCTACTGGGGCGGTTTCAGCACCCTTCAGGGCGTGGGCACCGTGGTGTTCCCGGCGCCCGCCGCGCCGGCCCCCACCGCCGTCCCCGCGGTCGCCACCGCCCGCTACCTGCGGTCCCTGGGCGCTGCCGTGGGCGATACGGTCCCCGTCACCCTGGACGGCGCCAGCGTCCCGGTGCGGGTCACCGCCTCCGTGGACTCCCTGCCCGTGGCCGGCCGTTCGGCGCTCGCCGTCGACCTACAGGTGCTCGGCCGGTTCCTGGTGGAGTCCGTCGGTCAGCAGCCGCCCACGCCCACCGAGTGGTGGCTGCCCGCCGACTCGGCCGCCGACCCCGTCCCGGCCCGCGCGGCGGACAAGCTGCGCGAAGGCGCCCGGATCGAACGCGTCCAACTGCGCGAGGAGATCACCGAGCAGCTGCTGGACGACCCGCTCAGCGCCGGCCCGCAGAGCGCACTGGCCGCCCTCGCCGCCGCCTGCGCGGTCCTGGCGGCCATCGGATTCGCGACCTCCACCGCCGCCGAACGACGCGTGCGCGGAAGGGAGTTCTCGGTCCTGCTCGCACTCGGTACCCCGCGCCGCTCGCTGGCCCTCGCGTCCGCCGCCGAGGGCGGGGTACTGATCGCCATCGGGTCCGCGGTCGGAACGGGGCTGGGCATCGCCCTCGTCCACCTGATGGCGCCCCTGGTCGTGCTGACACCCGCTGCCGGGCGGCCGTTCCCGCCCGTCCGCGTGGACATGCCGTTCTGGCAGACCGTGCTGACGGTCGCCGCCATCGCAGCCGTTCCCCTTCTGTCGGCCGCGCTCAGCGGCCCCCGGGGCCGCGACATCGCCGCCCGGCTGCGTCCCGTGGAGGAGATGTGA